A single Opisthocomus hoazin isolate bOpiHoa1 chromosome 1, bOpiHoa1.hap1, whole genome shotgun sequence DNA region contains:
- the CCDC89 gene encoding coiled-coil domain-containing protein 89, whose protein sequence is MAQDEREAGTANPISDPKTSKDMEDLTKCLEELGESPKEEKSEQALLRSRLVQQHHLIYILKKKADDACKRCRDLEQLNAELEQLRTEDAVKMKSQTQQIQRLERCFMELADNHEKMIQLKDEHRKRHMQLWEENKRLRQENEALFNQTLREKEAEVLQLTAQAKKLSQQLESLQKKRACESRRAQEREKELLEAQSQQASAYAREVDSLKNQLQRLQEKHQQTTAQAEQAESQRRALSSKLQAKLERANEEKEQLLNLATERDKALQDEQRETEQLGKKLEAAEEARQRAGKRLVKEAADTDLRVQELHRQLESSKQAYNELSLQFDAYRKHSRDLLTKEKALNAKLRHFVA, encoded by the coding sequence ATGGCTCAGGATGAGAGAGAGGCAGGGACGGCCAACCCCATCAGTGACCCAAAGACAAGCAAAGACATGGAAGATCTGACAAAATGCCTGGAGGAACTCGGTGAGAGCCCCAAAGAGGAGAAGAGCGAGCAGGCTCTGCTACGTTCACGCCTAGTACAACAGCATCACCTTATCTAtatactgaagaaaaaagcagACGATGCTTGCAAACGCTGCAGAGACCTGGAGCAGCTCAACGCAGAGTTGGAGCAACTGAGGACAGAGGatgctgtgaaaatgaaaagcCAGACCCAACAGATTCAGCGTCTGGAGAGGTGCTTTATGGAACTGGCCGACAACCATGAAAAAATGATCCAGTTGAAGGACGAACACAGGAAACGGCACATGCAGCTGTGGGAGGAGAATAAGCGCCTGCGGCAGGAGAACGAAGCGCTCTTCAACCAGACTCTGAGGGAGAAGGAAGCTGAAGTGCTCCAGCTCACTGCTCAGGCCAAAAAGCTCTCGCAGCAGTTAGAGTCCTTACAGAAGAAACGTGCTTGTGAGAGCCGCAGAGCCCAGGAGCGAGAAAAGGAGCTGCTAGAAGCTCAGAGCCAGCAAGCAAGTGCCTACGCCCGGGAAGTGGATTCACTAAAAAACCAGCTGCAGCGCCTACAGGAGAAGCACCAACAAACCACtgcacaggcagagcaggcagaaagTCAGCGGAGGGCTCTGAGCAGCAAGCTGCAGGCCAAGCTGGAGAGGGCAAACGAGGAGAAAGAGCAGCTACTGAACCTGGCCACGGAGAGGGACAAAGCTCTGCAAGATGAGCAACGGGAAACTGAGCAGCTAGGGAAGAAGCTGGAGGCGGCGGAAGAagccaggcagagagcaggaaaaCGCCTTGTGAAAGAGGCAGCGGACACCGATCTGAGGGTCCAAGAGCTCCATCGACAGCTCGAGAGCAGCAAGCAGGCGTACAACGAGCTCTCGCTGCAGTTTGATGCTTACAGAAAGCACAGCAGGGATTTACTGACGAAGGAAAAAGCGCTGAATGCCAAACTCCGTCATTTTGTTGCATAA
- the CREBZF gene encoding CREB/ATF bZIP transcription factor: protein MRHSLTQLLAASAGGASPSGAVWPLAGAGQAPRGRDGGGEGDPGPARPKQQQPARREAGALEPRRQEKDAEAAGGPLEVWEQEDWFPGLELGDLLEAARPDWDLDAELSGCFCGEPEPLPPPGQGQRPAAGGRRSGGAGSRLKAAAAARLNRLKKKQYVLGLESRLQGLAAENRQLRDRNRGLSRRLRELERESSYLRAVLANQSALGQLLSRLAGIRAGGLQLSTSLFRDRGSPRRHHHHQQQLQPAGESSDHDYALPSSRPPGLEEAAVVTTETEEERAAPGGICLHVDRDQVSVEFCSICARRAAASFKIFSFRCLPCQAPLCRG, encoded by the exons atgcgGCACAGCCTGACCCAGCTGCTGGCCGCCTCCGCCGGCGGAGCGAGCCCCTCGGGCGCCGTCTGGCCGCTGGCCGGCGCCGGGCAGGCCCCGAGAGGGCGGGATGGCGGCGGGGAAGGGGatccgggcccggcgcggcccaaACAACAGCagccggcgcggcgggaggcgggcgcCCTGGAGCCGCGGCGGCAGGAGAAGGACGCGGAGGCGGCCGGCGGCCCGCTGGAGGTGTGGGAGCAGGAGGACTGGTTcccggggctggagctgggagacCTGCTGGAGGCGGCCCGGCCCGACTGGGACCTGGACGCGGAGCTGAGCGGCTGCTTCTGCGGGGAACCGGAGCCGCTGCCCCCGCCGGGCCAGGGCCagaggccggcggcgggcgggcggaggagcggcggggccgggagccggctgaaggcggcggcggcggcgcggctgaACCGGCTGAAGAAGAAGCAGTACGTGCTGGGGCTGGAGAGCCGCCTGCAGGGCCTGGCTGCCGAGAACCGGCAGCTGCGGGACCGCAACCGCGGCCTGAGCCGCCGCCTGCGAGAGCTGGAGCGGGAGAGCAGCTACCTGCGGGCCGTGCTGGCGAACCAGAGcgccctggggcagctcctcaGCCGCTTGGCCGGGATCCGCGCCGGCGggctgcagctcagcaccagccTCTTCAGGGAcaggggcagcccccgccgccatcaccaccaccagcagcagctccagcccgcCGGCGAGAGCAGCGACCACGACTACGCCCTGCCCAGCTCCCGGCCCCCCGGTCTGGAGGAGGCGGCGGTGGTGACGACGGAGACGGAGGAGGAGCGGGCGGCCCCCGGCGGGATCTGCCTCCACGTGGACCGGGATCAGGTGTCGGTGGAGTTCTGCTCCATCTGCGCTCGGCGAGCGGCGGCCTCGTTCAAAAT TTTCTCTTTTAGGTGcttgccctgccaggctccgttgtGTAGGGGTTAA